One Candidatus Sulfotelmatobacter sp. genomic region harbors:
- a CDS encoding SDR family oxidoreductase yields MRTVLVAGAAGGVGEGIVRQVLLRCPELVLIATSRSQARLDALRERLGPVDLTRLRTLVGDVATAQRAEALDAQIAHEFGPLDVAIASLGGWWEGGPFLDVDPPTWDAVMHEMLGTHVHFAQTFVPRLARRPGSMYLGIGGGAAITPVPNAGLVSIAGAAQAMLTRVLAAEMTDVRIVELIANGPVRTYESPPDAPADWISADDVGAVVAALVAGDTPSWPALRKRGPLVIMDPLADRRR; encoded by the coding sequence ATGCGAACCGTGCTGGTCGCGGGCGCCGCGGGCGGGGTCGGCGAGGGGATCGTCCGACAAGTGCTGTTGCGCTGCCCCGAGCTGGTGCTGATCGCGACGTCGCGCTCGCAAGCGCGGCTGGACGCGCTGCGCGAGCGACTGGGGCCGGTCGACCTCACGCGGCTGCGCACGCTCGTCGGCGACGTCGCCACCGCGCAGCGCGCCGAGGCGCTTGACGCACAGATCGCGCACGAGTTCGGCCCGCTCGACGTCGCGATCGCCTCGCTCGGCGGCTGGTGGGAAGGCGGGCCGTTCTTGGACGTCGATCCGCCGACGTGGGACGCGGTGATGCACGAGATGCTCGGCACGCACGTCCACTTCGCGCAGACGTTCGTGCCGCGCTTGGCACGGCGCCCGGGCAGCATGTATCTCGGCATCGGCGGCGGCGCCGCGATCACGCCGGTGCCGAATGCCGGCCTCGTCTCGATCGCCGGCGCGGCGCAGGCGATGCTCACCCGCGTGCTGGCGGCCGAGATGACGGACGTGCGGATCGTCGAGCTGATCGCGAACGGCCCGGTGCGCACCTACGAGTCTCCGCCCGACGCACCGGCGGATTGGATCAGCGCCGACGACGTCGGCGCCGTCGTGGCCGCGCTCGTCGCGGGGGACACACCGAGCTGGCCCGCGCTGCGCAAGCGGGGCCCGCTCGTGATTATGGATCCCCTCGCAGATCGTCGCCGATGA
- a CDS encoding P-loop NTPase, translating to MTASIEITPNTNISELVAAFPIAEDVLTQFGLHCAGCGVNKYETIGQGANAHGLRVEPIVAALTQARLSGRIPTIANEDRTPQRRAPGEFTRRAKFGAVVPVMSGKGGVGKSLTTALFAVGLRRMGKKVGILDADITGPSIPRLFGLTEPLLLESDPSTPPGQQPKPLMVPAVTRSAIEVVSSNLLTDKEDTAMIWRGPILSGVIRQFYEQALWSDLDYLLIDLPPGTSDAPLTVLQSLAVDGIVLVTMPQKLATMIVRKAANLVHQLKKPIVGVVENMSYFVAPDTGKRYEVFGPSYADQVAELAQAPVFARMPIDPNLVALADSGRVEEIDDPIIDRLARQLDAAIAARPRPKETISLI from the coding sequence ATGACCGCATCGATCGAGATCACCCCGAACACCAACATCAGCGAGCTGGTCGCGGCCTTCCCCATCGCGGAAGACGTGCTCACGCAGTTCGGCCTGCACTGCGCGGGCTGCGGCGTCAACAAGTACGAGACGATCGGCCAAGGCGCGAACGCCCACGGGCTGCGCGTCGAGCCGATCGTCGCGGCGCTCACGCAGGCCCGCCTTTCCGGTCGCATTCCGACCATCGCCAACGAGGACCGCACCCCGCAGCGGCGCGCGCCCGGGGAGTTCACCCGCCGCGCGAAGTTCGGCGCGGTGGTCCCGGTCATGTCGGGCAAGGGCGGCGTCGGCAAGTCGCTGACGACGGCGCTGTTCGCGGTCGGCCTGCGGCGCATGGGCAAGAAAGTCGGCATTCTGGATGCCGACATAACGGGGCCGTCGATCCCGCGGTTGTTCGGGCTGACCGAACCGCTGCTGCTCGAGTCCGACCCCTCGACGCCGCCCGGCCAGCAGCCCAAGCCGTTGATGGTGCCGGCCGTGACGCGCTCGGCGATCGAAGTCGTCAGCTCGAACCTGCTCACGGACAAGGAAGACACGGCGATGATCTGGCGCGGCCCGATCCTCTCCGGCGTGATCCGCCAGTTCTACGAGCAGGCGCTGTGGAGCGATCTCGACTATCTGCTGATCGACCTGCCGCCGGGGACGTCGGACGCGCCGCTGACGGTGCTGCAGTCGCTGGCCGTCGACGGGATCGTGCTGGTCACGATGCCGCAGAAGCTGGCGACGATGATCGTGCGCAAGGCCGCGAACCTCGTGCACCAGTTGAAGAAACCGATCGTCGGCGTGGTCGAGAACATGTCGTACTTCGTCGCGCCCGACACCGGGAAACGCTACGAGGTCTTCGGGCCCTCGTACGCCGATCAGGTCGCGGAGCTGGCGCAGGCGCCGGTGTTCGCGCGTATGCCGATCGATCCGAACCTGGTCGCGCTGGCCGACTCGGGCCGCGTCGAGGAGATCGACGACCCGATCATCGATCGCTTGGCGCGGCAGCTCGACGCGGCGATCGCGGCGCGTCCGCGGCCGAAAGAAACCATCTCGCTCATCTGA
- a CDS encoding squalene/phytoene synthase family protein produces the protein MRAREVDPVDACRAIARRHSKTFYWSSLFLPAVRRRAVWAVYAFCRRADDIVDDDAPVAQREAALDRWERAARDAFAGRPNEDPVLIALAGAVARFGVPLAPALALLRGARQDLRIQRYASYEDLREYCDLVAATVGQLVLPILGARDPRAERYATALGRAMQMTNILRDVGEDARLGRVYLPAEDLRRFGYSEEAIFAHALDDRFVALMRFEIARVRELYAQAEPGVAMLEPSSRFTVGVALSLYRAILERIEANGYDVFGRRAYVPLRGKLLGALSIALAR, from the coding sequence ATGCGCGCGCGTGAGGTCGATCCGGTCGACGCGTGCCGCGCCATCGCGCGCCGGCACTCGAAGACGTTCTACTGGAGCTCGCTGTTCCTGCCGGCCGTCCGCCGGCGCGCGGTGTGGGCCGTCTACGCGTTCTGCCGCCGGGCCGACGACATCGTCGACGACGACGCGCCGGTCGCGCAGCGCGAGGCCGCGCTCGACCGGTGGGAGCGCGCGGCGCGCGACGCCTTCGCCGGCCGACCGAACGAAGATCCGGTCCTGATCGCGCTGGCGGGCGCGGTCGCGCGCTTCGGCGTGCCGCTGGCGCCGGCGCTGGCGCTCCTGCGCGGCGCGCGCCAGGATCTGCGCATCCAGCGCTACGCGTCCTACGAGGACTTGCGCGAGTACTGCGATCTGGTCGCCGCCACCGTCGGGCAGCTGGTGCTGCCGATCCTGGGCGCGCGCGACCCGCGTGCCGAGCGCTATGCGACGGCACTGGGACGGGCGATGCAGATGACGAACATCCTGCGCGATGTCGGTGAAGACGCCCGCCTGGGCCGCGTGTACCTGCCCGCCGAGGACCTGCGACGGTTCGGATACTCCGAGGAGGCGATCTTCGCCCATGCGCTCGACGATCGGTTCGTCGCGCTGATGCGGTTCGAGATCGCGCGCGTGCGCGAGCTGTACGCGCAGGCCGAGCCGGGCGTCGCGATGCTCGAGCCCTCCTCGCGCTTCACCGTCGGCGTCGCGCTCTCGCTCTACCGCGCGATCCTCGAGCGCATCGAGGCCAACGGCTACGACGTCTTCGGCCGGCGCGCCTACGTGCCGCTGCGCGGCAAGCTGCTCGGCGCGCTGAGCATCGCGCTGGCCCGATGA
- a CDS encoding GNAT family N-acetyltransferase yields the protein MQIRELRPADVAPLDRVLQAAYGRPSSWVDRLASYLRAPQVASFVADDGAAPVGCVFAIDYETVAYVSMMGVDPAMHRRGIARALFAAMLAWGEARRLPWRLDATAMGAPLYASFGFVDDGETVVYAGEAHPVGTPDGTVRRATSADLDAMTALDRRAFGADRGWRLASLIEEPETVAFVGGGGAFAMARPHDLIGPIAAPNPQAAEAVIDAALALRSGAPRRIHLPSTNAAGPELLAARGFAASRRLRHMTLGKPPAGDSAQLWGRISLGEG from the coding sequence ATGCAGATTCGCGAGCTGCGGCCGGCGGACGTCGCGCCGCTCGACCGCGTGCTGCAGGCGGCGTACGGCCGTCCCTCGTCGTGGGTCGATCGGCTGGCGTCGTACCTGCGCGCGCCGCAGGTCGCCTCGTTCGTCGCCGACGACGGCGCAGCCCCGGTCGGCTGCGTGTTCGCGATCGACTACGAGACGGTCGCGTACGTCTCGATGATGGGCGTCGATCCCGCGATGCACCGGCGTGGCATCGCGCGCGCACTGTTCGCGGCGATGTTGGCGTGGGGCGAAGCGCGCCGGTTGCCGTGGCGGCTCGACGCGACGGCGATGGGCGCGCCGCTCTATGCATCGTTCGGCTTCGTCGACGACGGCGAGACGGTGGTATATGCCGGTGAGGCGCATCCGGTGGGAACGCCCGACGGCACCGTGCGCCGCGCGACGAGCGCCGACCTCGACGCGATGACGGCGCTCGACCGGCGCGCGTTCGGCGCCGATCGCGGCTGGCGGCTCGCTTCCTTGATCGAAGAGCCGGAAACGGTGGCTTTTGTCGGAGGCGGCGGCGCGTTCGCGATGGCTCGGCCCCACGATCTGATCGGCCCGATCGCGGCCCCGAACCCCCAAGCGGCCGAAGCCGTCATCGACGCGGCCCTGGCGTTGCGATCCGGCGCGCCCCGCCGCATTCATCTCCCGTCGACGAACGCGGCCGGCCCGGAGCTCCTGGCCGCCCGGGGGTTCGCTGCGAGCCGGCGTCTGCGGCACATGACGTTGGGCAAGCCGCCGGCTGGTGACTCGGCGCAGCTCTGGGGCCGGATCAGCCTGGGCGAAGGCTGA
- a CDS encoding FAD-dependent oxidoreductase — translation MVDALIVGGGPAGLAAALYLVEAGRSPVVLEKRPVLGGKLSSWRDADGDVLETGLHAFFGGYARLHALLAKVGIADRVRWQPHTLTWAMPPHFSPRWNGQAVYEEFRFVDAPSPFNGIGAVLNARYVFNAWEKVLFASGTLPVLLRDHRYAERQDDLSYAQWHRKRGMSEHMLRTFFAPMALALNFTPVEAISATAMLRVMAYFASTRNASRAGFLDGPPGPRFVDPLADHVRRGGATVETSAGVAELLFSGDRCTGVRTRDGRTIEAEQVVLATPIHDARRLLPTDLLRAPALRGVATLESAPVINAHLWFDRPVSPFTNLMFAPGTILSVHADLGQASPGYGWRDRSFIEACVAPADELIAQDDETVIARVLDDLGRLYPAATRERLVKAKLVRVPRSVYRASPGAERLRPGVRTPVRNLFLAGCYVDTQFPASVEGAVRSARMAVDALLAESHARA, via the coding sequence ATGGTTGACGCGCTGATCGTGGGCGGCGGCCCGGCAGGCCTGGCAGCCGCCCTCTACCTCGTCGAGGCCGGCCGCAGTCCGGTCGTCTTGGAGAAGCGACCGGTTCTGGGCGGCAAGCTCTCGTCCTGGCGCGACGCCGACGGTGACGTCCTCGAGACGGGGTTGCACGCCTTCTTCGGCGGCTACGCGCGGCTCCATGCGCTGTTGGCCAAAGTCGGAATCGCCGACCGCGTCCGGTGGCAGCCGCACACGCTGACCTGGGCGATGCCGCCGCACTTCTCGCCGCGCTGGAACGGCCAGGCCGTCTACGAGGAGTTCCGCTTCGTCGACGCGCCCTCGCCGTTCAACGGCATCGGCGCCGTGCTCAACGCGCGCTACGTCTTCAACGCGTGGGAGAAGGTGCTGTTCGCGAGCGGCACGCTGCCCGTTCTGCTGCGCGATCACCGCTACGCCGAGCGCCAGGACGATCTGAGCTACGCGCAGTGGCACCGCAAGCGCGGGATGTCCGAGCACATGCTGCGCACGTTCTTCGCGCCGATGGCCCTGGCGCTCAACTTCACCCCCGTCGAGGCGATCTCCGCGACGGCGATGCTGCGCGTCATGGCCTACTTCGCCTCGACCCGCAACGCCAGCCGCGCGGGCTTTCTCGACGGACCGCCCGGACCGCGCTTCGTCGACCCGCTTGCCGACCACGTCCGCCGCGGCGGCGCGACCGTCGAGACCAGCGCGGGCGTGGCCGAGCTGCTGTTCTCCGGCGATCGCTGCACCGGCGTGCGCACCCGCGACGGGCGCACGATCGAGGCCGAGCAGGTCGTGCTGGCGACGCCCATCCACGACGCGCGCCGCCTACTCCCGACCGATCTGTTGCGCGCGCCCGCACTGCGCGGCGTCGCGACGCTCGAGAGCGCGCCGGTCATCAACGCGCACCTGTGGTTCGACCGGCCGGTCTCGCCGTTCACCAACCTGATGTTCGCGCCGGGAACGATTCTGAGCGTGCACGCGGACCTCGGGCAGGCCTCGCCGGGCTACGGCTGGCGCGACCGCTCCTTCATCGAAGCGTGCGTCGCGCCGGCCGACGAGCTGATCGCGCAGGACGACGAGACGGTGATCGCGCGCGTGCTGGACGATCTGGGCAGGCTCTATCCGGCGGCGACGCGCGAGCGACTGGTCAAGGCGAAGCTCGTCCGCGTTCCGCGCAGCGTCTACCGCGCCAGTCCGGGCGCGGAACGGCTGCGGCCCGGTGTCCGCACGCCGGTGCGCAACCTGTTCCTGGCCGGCTGTTACGTCGACACCCAGTTCCCGGCCAGCGTCGAGGGCGCGGTGCGCAGCGCCCGCATGGCGGTCGACGCGTTGCTGGCGGAGTCGCATGCGCGCGCGTGA